A section of the Pseudovibrio sp. M1P-2-3 genome encodes:
- a CDS encoding IS630 family transposase (programmed frameshift), producing MGRPLSLDLRLRFKRLILSGMSGREAARRLLISPASGSRLARKVREGQSLIPVRTGRPKGGGKLEPYLSFLRELVNQDGDITLMELCDALFMAEGVRVHHTSVSKALRRLGYTYKKSLVATERGKLHVQNARDEWRHTRQPIMRDLPERLVFLDETSVKTNLTRLRGRAFKGERALDTAPFGRWQNQTFIAGLTHEGLIAPWVLDGAMNGKAFTTYITTQLAPCLHPKTVVILDNLSTHKVPEAARALRQSGCWFLFLPPYSPDLNPIEMAFSKLKAHLRRMKARTFETLIKALGDICDLFTPQECWNYFKAAGYVSV from the exons ATGGGCCGGCCACTTTCACTTGATTTACGCCTTCGCTTTAAAAGGCTCATTTTATCCGGGATGAGCGGGCGTGAAGCAGCACGCCGCCTGCTGATCTCTCCAGCATCAGGATCTCGCTTGGCCCGTAAAGTTCGGGAGGGGCAGAGTTTAATCCCGGTCAGGACAGGGCGCCCAAAGGGAGGCGGAAAATTGGAGCCCTACCTCTCCTTCTTGCGCGAGCTGGTCAATCAAGACGGAGATATCACGTTGATGGAGTTATGTGATGCACTTTTCATGGCTGAGGGAGTGAGGGTTCACCATACTTCCGTCTCCAAGGCTTTGCGCCGTCTTGGCTACACCTAT AAAAAATCGTTGGTGGCAACCGAGCGTGGCAAACTCCATGTACAAAATGCCAGAGATGAATGGCGCCACACCCGTCAGCCTATAATGCGTGATCTGCCTGAGAGACTGGTGTTTCTCGATGAAACCAGTGTTAAAACGAATTTAACCCGGCTGCGAGGCCGAGCCTTTAAAGGGGAACGAGCCCTTGACACAGCGCCGTTTGGACGCTGGCAGAACCAGACCTTTATCGCCGGTTTGACCCACGAGGGACTCATTGCGCCCTGGGTTCTGGACGGGGCCATGAATGGCAAGGCATTCACCACTTATATCACGACACAACTGGCTCCATGCTTGCACCCTAAAACGGTGGTCATTCTGGATAACCTGTCCACACACAAAGTTCCAGAAGCCGCAAGGGCCCTCAGACAAAGCGGGTGTTGGTTCCTTTTTCTGCCGCCCTATTCTCCTGATCTCAATCCTATCGAAATGGCGTTTTCCAAGCTCAAAGCACACCTACGCAGAATGAAAGCCAGAACCTTTGAGACCTTGATAAAGGCTCTGGGTGACATATGCGATCTGTTCACACCCCAAGAGTGTTGGAATTACTTCAAGGCAGCTGGATATGTTTCAGTATAA
- a CDS encoding O-antigen ligase family protein: protein MGTPVSNTRAPLRIPLVTRLPVKVSRAALAAGALTLTMAVSGAAMFEPSPYEYMVLVLLGFACLFGLSLHRGLAPLLALLALYNLGGILVFASSPINTQSLQFAASSLFMALSAILIAALLAENPQRFSSLERGYVFAAVLSSTLGAVGYFDLFSGAFDSLTLYGRAKALFKDPNVYGPFLIVPCLLLTYDVLTKPLGRSMFRALLLLLLVLGVFLSFSRAAWGAFLGASALLFLIVYINEMRQIYRIRLLCMLALGFILLVLALVSALSLEPVSAMFFERARLVQDYDSARLGRFARHLLGFFHITEYPLGIGPGTFGKLFTEDEHNVYLKGFTTYGWLGGLSYTSLVLLTLLKATPLIFKPRPWQKYTVCFFCAFVLHSLLGFIIDTDHWRHFFLILAGLWAVIAMEQKTVISEELSTRTIAPPVLRS, encoded by the coding sequence ATGGGTACGCCTGTTTCCAATACCCGAGCGCCGCTTCGCATCCCGCTTGTCACCCGTCTGCCTGTCAAGGTTTCACGCGCCGCTCTTGCAGCCGGAGCCTTAACGTTGACAATGGCAGTAAGCGGCGCTGCCATGTTTGAACCCTCTCCCTATGAGTACATGGTGCTTGTACTTCTGGGTTTTGCCTGTCTCTTTGGCCTGTCGCTCCACAGGGGGCTTGCACCCCTTCTCGCCTTGCTCGCCCTTTATAACCTTGGCGGAATTTTGGTGTTTGCCAGCTCCCCCATAAACACACAGAGCCTGCAATTTGCTGCCAGCAGTCTGTTTATGGCTCTTTCCGCCATACTCATTGCAGCACTCCTTGCCGAAAACCCGCAGCGCTTTTCCTCGCTTGAGAGGGGCTATGTCTTTGCAGCTGTTTTATCTTCAACTCTTGGGGCGGTTGGCTATTTCGATCTGTTCTCCGGCGCATTTGACAGCCTCACCCTTTACGGGCGCGCCAAAGCCTTGTTTAAAGACCCCAATGTCTACGGCCCGTTTCTTATCGTTCCCTGCCTTCTGCTCACATATGATGTGCTCACAAAGCCCTTGGGACGCTCAATGTTTCGAGCCCTCTTGCTTCTCCTGCTGGTTCTTGGTGTTTTTCTGAGCTTTTCACGCGCTGCATGGGGCGCTTTTCTGGGTGCCAGTGCCCTCCTGTTCTTGATCGTCTATATCAACGAGATGCGCCAGATTTACCGGATCCGCCTGCTGTGCATGCTGGCTCTTGGTTTTATTCTTCTCGTACTGGCCCTTGTCAGCGCGCTGTCGCTGGAGCCCGTATCTGCCATGTTTTTCGAGCGCGCGCGCTTGGTGCAAGACTATGACAGCGCCCGTCTTGGCCGCTTCGCCCGTCACCTTTTGGGTTTTTTCCACATCACCGAGTACCCTTTGGGCATAGGCCCGGGCACCTTCGGCAAGCTTTTCACGGAGGACGAGCATAACGTCTACCTGAAAGGTTTCACAACCTACGGCTGGCTGGGCGGTTTATCCTACACCTCTCTCGTTCTGCTGACCCTGCTGAAAGCCACACCCTTGATCTTCAAACCCAGACCTTGGCAAAAATACACCGTGTGCTTCTTCTGCGCCTTTGTTTTGCATAGCCTGCTCGGGTTTATCATCGATACAGACCATTGGCGGCACTTTTTCCTGATCCTTGCCGGCCTGTGGGCTGTGATCGCAATGGAACAAAAAACTGTAATATCTGAGGAATTATCCACTAGGACCATTGCCCCACCCGTTCTTCGGTCTTGA
- a CDS encoding glycosyltransferase family protein encodes MTNPPQKVLIYSHDTFGLGHLRRCRTIAQSLVGAFPEMSVLILSGSPIIGNFDFRARVDFVRIPGVIKLRSGDYTPLSLHLNIDQTIAIRSSIIEHTAKVFQPDLFIVDKEPLGLRGEVQPTLEYLRGTQCRLVLGLRDVMDDPQILKKEWERKNAFPAICETYDDIWIYGPRFINDPLEGLGLPDKIYDKTMFTGYLRRTMPKIPHPYTVPFDGGPFLLVTPGGGGDGVELVDWVIRAYEAQTRPLFPALIILGPFMSLAQVEAFSTRTEHLRDVEIIRFTPEIEPFMQRATAVVGMGGYNTFCEILSFDKPALLVPRVQPRREQAIRAEQAKKYGLINMLPIDTYPQVELMIEALAELPYTNKPSQAHSASVLGGLDIISERVKTMLQERREATLFPLKAQAMLKEAVK; translated from the coding sequence ATGACCAATCCCCCGCAGAAAGTCCTCATCTACAGCCACGATACATTCGGGCTCGGCCACTTGCGCCGGTGTAGAACAATCGCCCAGTCCTTGGTCGGCGCATTTCCAGAGATGTCCGTGCTTATCCTGTCCGGCTCGCCCATCATCGGAAATTTCGATTTTCGGGCGCGGGTGGATTTTGTGCGTATTCCCGGTGTCATCAAGCTTCGAAGCGGCGATTACACCCCACTCTCCTTGCACCTGAACATTGACCAGACAATCGCCATCCGCTCCTCCATCATCGAACATACGGCCAAAGTGTTCCAACCCGACCTTTTCATCGTGGACAAAGAACCCCTTGGCCTGCGCGGCGAGGTCCAGCCCACGCTTGAGTACCTGCGCGGTACACAGTGCAGACTGGTTCTGGGCCTTCGGGATGTGATGGACGATCCGCAGATTCTCAAAAAAGAATGGGAGCGAAAAAACGCGTTTCCAGCGATTTGTGAGACATATGATGACATTTGGATATACGGGCCACGCTTTATCAACGACCCGCTGGAAGGGTTAGGTCTGCCCGATAAAATCTATGACAAGACCATGTTTACCGGCTATCTGCGCCGCACCATGCCAAAGATCCCGCATCCGTATACGGTGCCTTTCGATGGCGGTCCGTTTCTTCTTGTCACTCCCGGCGGCGGCGGCGACGGTGTGGAGCTGGTGGACTGGGTCATCCGCGCCTACGAGGCCCAGACCCGCCCCCTGTTTCCCGCATTGATTATCCTTGGTCCTTTTATGTCTCTGGCGCAGGTGGAGGCATTTTCCACCAGAACGGAGCACCTGCGCGATGTGGAAATCATCCGCTTCACTCCGGAAATCGAACCCTTTATGCAGCGGGCCACGGCAGTTGTGGGCATGGGGGGCTATAACACCTTCTGCGAAATTCTATCTTTCGATAAACCGGCGCTTCTTGTGCCAAGGGTGCAGCCGCGCAGAGAGCAGGCCATACGGGCGGAACAGGCCAAAAAATATGGTCTGATCAACATGCTGCCCATTGATACCTACCCTCAAGTGGAGCTGATGATTGAAGCCCTTGCTGAGCTTCCCTACACAAACAAGCCCTCGCAAGCCCACAGTGCCTCGGTTCTCGGGGGGCTGGACATTATCAGCGAGCGGGTAAAAACCATGTTGCAGGAAAGGCGTGAGGCAACCCTCTTTCCCCTCAAGGCCCAGGCAATGCTCAAGGAGGCCGTAAAATAA
- a CDS encoding 3-hydroxyacyl-CoA dehydrogenase, with amino-acid sequence MQLGSDISAVVTGGASGLGAATARRLASSGVKVTLFDVNEEKGAEVAKEVGGRFAKVDVTGDESVLEGFELAQKAFGAPRILVNCAGIAPAAKTTSRGAPHPMEIFQKTIDINLVGSFRCIGQAATRMAQLEPLSDEGERGVIVCTASIAAFEGQIGQAAYAASKGGIVGMTLPIARDLAKSGIRMMTIAPGIFETPMLTGMTPEIQESLAAQIPFPSRLGHGDDYARLVQSIAENSMLNGEVIRLDGAIRLSPR; translated from the coding sequence ATGCAACTAGGTTCTGATATCAGTGCGGTTGTCACAGGCGGGGCATCGGGCTTGGGGGCAGCGACAGCGCGGCGCCTTGCTTCAAGCGGTGTCAAGGTAACCCTGTTCGATGTGAATGAGGAAAAGGGAGCGGAAGTTGCCAAAGAAGTGGGTGGACGCTTTGCCAAAGTGGATGTGACAGGGGATGAATCGGTTCTGGAAGGGTTCGAGCTTGCACAAAAGGCTTTCGGGGCACCACGTATTCTGGTGAACTGCGCCGGAATTGCACCGGCTGCCAAAACCACCTCGCGCGGTGCGCCGCACCCCATGGAGATTTTTCAAAAAACCATTGATATCAATCTGGTTGGAAGTTTTCGCTGTATCGGACAAGCGGCGACTCGCATGGCACAGCTGGAGCCTTTATCCGATGAGGGCGAGCGGGGCGTTATTGTTTGTACCGCTTCTATTGCAGCATTTGAGGGGCAGATTGGACAGGCGGCCTATGCGGCTTCCAAGGGGGGCATTGTTGGCATGACCTTGCCTATTGCACGTGATCTGGCAAAGTCCGGTATCCGTATGATGACAATCGCGCCGGGGATCTTTGAAACCCCCATGCTGACAGGGATGACGCCGGAGATACAAGAGTCTCTTGCCGCACAAATCCCGTTCCCCTCCCGCCTCGGGCATGGGGATGACTATGCGCGGCTCGTCCAGTCCATTGCGGAAAACTCAATGCTGAACGGCGAGGTTATTCGCCTTGACGGGGCAATACGCCTGAGCCCGCGCTAG
- a CDS encoding cyclic nucleotide-binding domain-containing protein, translated as MTIDKEVAALKKVPLFQGIDSSKLRLLAFISERVEFQDGESLCLQGDEGDSAFVIMEGEAQVFVDGEEVARVGQYAVVGEIAILCDVPRIATLTAHGRMSVLSISKDKFLQMLKEFPEISLEVMRFLARRLESTTRSLAEAKAQQRNGG; from the coding sequence GTGACAATCGACAAAGAGGTTGCCGCTTTAAAGAAAGTACCGCTTTTTCAAGGTATAGATAGCTCCAAGCTCAGGCTGCTGGCATTCATCAGCGAACGGGTGGAGTTTCAAGATGGAGAAAGTCTGTGTCTGCAAGGAGACGAGGGGGATAGCGCCTTTGTCATCATGGAGGGAGAGGCGCAGGTGTTTGTGGATGGCGAAGAGGTGGCCCGCGTTGGTCAGTATGCCGTTGTAGGGGAAATTGCCATTTTGTGCGATGTGCCCCGAATTGCCACATTAACAGCCCACGGCCGCATGAGCGTCCTGAGCATCTCCAAGGACAAGTTCCTTCAAATGCTGAAGGAGTTTCCAGAAATCTCCCTTGAAGTTATGCGCTTTCTGGCCCGACGGCTGGAAAGCACGACGCGCAGCCTTGCGGAAGCGAAAGCACAGCAGAGGAATGGAGGATAA
- a CDS encoding adenylate/guanylate cyclase domain-containing protein, whose product MQPRNTPRPLVYFSYLARSAKSLWQFVLGDNNLERQLPERVWKDLRRREDSAERLVGVVQLSFILLLSVLYFISPSAEGSVGSSFVPGVLAFYLVFTLVRLYISFRCSLPGWYLALSVLVDMGLLFGLIFSFHIQYSQHPAFYLKTPTLMYVFVFIALRALRFDVKFLLLSGAAAVIGWIALVLYAVFTDMGQDRITRNYIEYLTSNSVLIGAELDKIIIILTVTLLLALAQLRGRRLLLSAVKEQAAARELSRFFSPSVASSIIKAEEKLSAGMGEVREVAILFVDIRRFTRTSQRMSPEQTMQVLGVYQKLVVEAIVQNGGRIDKFLGDGVLAVFKKSRETPDYAARALYAALSLVRELESNVERLKECGWPEDFTVGCGIATGQVTLGVVGNENRLEYTVIGDAVNRAAKMETANKAHTTKVLSDKTTLKLATAQGFQEPVLFCKKETVAGIAGKVELVCLA is encoded by the coding sequence ATGCAACCCCGCAACACTCCTCGGCCCCTTGTCTATTTTTCCTACCTTGCCCGTTCGGCCAAAAGTCTTTGGCAGTTTGTTCTGGGGGATAACAATTTGGAAAGACAGTTACCTGAACGGGTTTGGAAAGACCTGAGGCGGCGTGAGGATTCTGCCGAGCGGCTTGTGGGGGTGGTGCAGCTTTCGTTTATACTGCTACTTTCTGTGCTCTACTTCATTTCCCCAAGTGCAGAAGGCAGTGTTGGGAGCAGCTTTGTTCCCGGTGTTCTGGCCTTTTATCTGGTATTTACGCTGGTTCGCCTTTACATCTCATTCCGGTGCAGCCTGCCCGGTTGGTATCTGGCTCTTTCCGTTCTGGTGGATATGGGGCTCCTGTTCGGGCTGATCTTTTCCTTCCATATCCAGTATAGTCAGCACCCCGCCTTTTATCTTAAAACCCCCACCTTGATGTATGTGTTTGTGTTCATTGCCTTGAGAGCCCTGCGCTTTGATGTGAAATTCTTGCTGCTATCTGGCGCGGCAGCCGTAATCGGATGGATCGCACTGGTTCTTTATGCTGTTTTTACGGATATGGGGCAGGACCGTATCACGCGAAACTACATTGAATACCTGACCAGCAACTCGGTTCTTATTGGCGCAGAACTGGACAAAATTATCATCATCCTGACGGTTACCCTGCTGCTTGCTCTGGCGCAGCTTCGCGGGCGGCGACTGCTGTTGTCTGCGGTGAAGGAACAGGCGGCGGCCCGCGAGCTGAGCCGGTTCTTTTCGCCCAGTGTGGCAAGCTCCATCATCAAGGCCGAAGAAAAGCTGAGCGCGGGAATGGGAGAGGTGCGAGAGGTTGCCATTCTCTTTGTTGATATCCGAAGGTTTACCAGAACATCCCAGCGCATGAGCCCCGAGCAGACCATGCAGGTGCTTGGTGTCTACCAGAAGCTGGTGGTGGAGGCGATCGTTCAAAACGGGGGGCGGATAGACAAGTTTTTGGGCGACGGGGTTCTGGCTGTCTTCAAGAAATCCCGGGAAACACCTGATTATGCAGCCCGTGCCCTTTATGCGGCCCTCAGCCTTGTACGCGAGCTGGAGTCCAATGTGGAGCGCTTGAAAGAATGCGGGTGGCCGGAGGATTTCACTGTGGGATGCGGGATTGCGACAGGACAGGTGACGCTGGGCGTTGTGGGCAACGAGAACCGGCTGGAGTACACTGTGATTGGTGATGCGGTGAACCGCGCCGCCAAAATGGAGACAGCAAACAAAGCCCATACGACTAAAGTCTTGAGTGACAAGACAACGCTGAAACTGGCCACTGCACAGGGGTTTCAAGAGCCGGTTTTGTTTTGCAAAAAAGAAACAGTTGCAGGAATCGCCGGAAAGGTGGAGCTTGTTTGCCTAGCATAA
- a CDS encoding ABC transporter transmembrane domain-containing protein, which produces MEKNLFHFIWKNSRKYQIAILLITVLSYPINYILLDLPKQITNNAIQGSDFPVSFLGMQFNQIGYLVALCLSFLGLVVVSNGIKLFLNVYKGRLGERMLRRLRFDLYQRILRFRLPHFKRVSSGEIIPMITAEVEDVGGYIGEALALPAYQGGMLVVQLGFIFVQDPLLGLAAISSYPIQMYVIPKLQKKVVRLSRERVRNVRVISDKVGESISGIAEVHANDTSAMHSADLSDRLYRNFEIRFDIYNRKYLIKFINNFMNQLTPFFFYLIGGYLAIEGNLSLGALLAVIAAYKDLAGPWKELLAYYQMTADVQVKYQTVVENFDPPDIYPVERITDDDHKPLNGDLEFTNVSFSGGAAGQDVHSVSAKIPENKSFAVIGPDGSGRSEVLLMACGLLSPSTGSVSMGGVDLESLSEATLGRQFAYVGGNVHVWTGSVRDNLLYGLRHRPLVPVEYEESEKITRERWLHEAVLTANSCHDINADWDDLSVCGANDKQEMEQRMLEVVELVGLSKDLYRMGLQSCLPVDADAGFIQRIIEARAILAKKIGSDPTLGNLVELWDFDKFNCSATLAENLFFAVPADKSLTTDKIPENSKVKAFLKKEGMDEGLANIGLKIARTMIELLSALGEESELLSNHSIISLDDVPEFEQIVRTYENPQLPQKTRDHYKDQLIGLAFKLVPTKHRLGVLHKDIEAKVVKARRAFRSFAESGEKEFLFFDRDKYLSSLTIEDNLLFGRTRLDRQNARQRVDEVIRDLLYELELRRPIRRAGLGYHVGVAGTRLSANQRRLICLARVLIKNAKVTVIDDIGAGLSESDQQLRDAIRGELRGRTLIFGSANAQVARDFDGSLTMSHGTKE; this is translated from the coding sequence ATGGAAAAGAATCTTTTCCATTTTATCTGGAAAAACTCAAGAAAGTACCAGATAGCTATTCTTTTGATCACGGTTCTTTCCTATCCAATTAACTATATTCTTCTGGACCTGCCCAAGCAAATCACCAATAACGCCATTCAGGGCAGCGACTTTCCGGTCAGCTTTTTGGGAATGCAGTTCAATCAGATCGGGTATCTGGTGGCCCTGTGCCTGAGCTTTCTTGGGCTGGTGGTTGTGAGCAACGGGATCAAGTTGTTCTTGAATGTTTACAAGGGTCGCCTTGGTGAGCGCATGCTGCGCCGCCTGCGCTTTGATTTGTACCAACGGATCCTGCGGTTCCGTCTTCCCCATTTCAAACGGGTCAGCTCCGGTGAGATCATTCCCATGATTACGGCGGAAGTGGAGGATGTGGGGGGCTATATTGGCGAGGCGCTGGCTTTGCCTGCCTATCAAGGCGGTATGCTGGTGGTACAGCTGGGGTTTATTTTCGTGCAGGACCCGCTTTTGGGCCTTGCGGCTATCTCCTCCTACCCCATTCAGATGTATGTGATCCCCAAACTGCAGAAGAAGGTTGTGCGCCTGTCGCGTGAGCGGGTGCGCAATGTACGGGTGATCTCCGACAAGGTGGGAGAAAGCATCAGCGGTATTGCAGAGGTTCACGCCAATGACACCAGTGCGATGCATTCGGCGGATCTTTCCGACCGGCTTTACCGTAATTTTGAGATCCGTTTCGATATTTACAATCGCAAATACCTGATCAAATTTATAAATAACTTTATGAACCAGTTAACTCCGTTTTTCTTTTACCTGATCGGCGGTTATCTGGCGATTGAGGGGAACCTGAGTCTGGGTGCCTTACTGGCGGTGATTGCTGCCTACAAAGACCTTGCCGGACCTTGGAAAGAACTGCTGGCCTATTACCAGATGACCGCGGATGTACAGGTGAAATACCAAACAGTTGTTGAGAATTTCGATCCGCCCGACATCTATCCGGTTGAGAGAATCACGGATGATGACCACAAGCCGCTTAACGGAGATCTCGAGTTCACCAATGTTTCTTTCTCGGGGGGAGCCGCCGGGCAGGATGTACATAGCGTTTCCGCGAAAATTCCTGAAAATAAAAGCTTTGCGGTGATCGGGCCTGATGGGTCGGGGCGTTCGGAAGTGCTTTTGATGGCGTGCGGGCTCCTGTCTCCCTCAACGGGGAGTGTGAGCATGGGCGGTGTTGATCTGGAAAGCTTAAGCGAGGCGACGCTGGGGCGCCAGTTTGCCTATGTTGGCGGCAATGTACATGTGTGGACGGGAAGCGTGCGCGATAACCTGCTTTATGGTTTGCGCCATCGGCCTCTTGTACCTGTTGAGTATGAGGAGAGTGAAAAAATCACGCGCGAGCGCTGGCTACACGAGGCGGTTCTCACGGCCAATTCTTGCCATGATATCAACGCGGACTGGGACGACCTTTCGGTGTGTGGTGCCAACGACAAGCAGGAAATGGAACAGCGGATGCTGGAGGTTGTGGAGCTGGTTGGCCTTTCCAAAGACCTGTACCGCATGGGCCTGCAATCGTGCCTGCCAGTGGATGCTGACGCCGGTTTTATTCAACGGATTATTGAAGCGCGGGCTATTCTTGCCAAGAAGATTGGGTCTGATCCTACGCTGGGCAATCTGGTGGAACTGTGGGATTTTGACAAGTTCAATTGCTCGGCCACTCTTGCTGAAAACCTCTTTTTCGCAGTGCCTGCGGACAAGTCGCTGACCACCGACAAAATTCCGGAAAACAGCAAGGTGAAAGCCTTCCTTAAAAAAGAGGGAATGGATGAAGGGCTTGCAAATATTGGTTTGAAAATTGCTAGGACCATGATCGAGTTGCTCTCCGCTTTAGGGGAGGAAAGTGAGCTGCTGAGCAACCACTCCATCATTTCGCTGGACGATGTTCCCGAGTTTGAGCAAATCGTGCGCACCTATGAGAACCCTCAGCTCCCCCAGAAAACGAGGGATCACTATAAAGACCAGCTGATTGGTCTGGCGTTCAAACTGGTGCCCACCAAGCACCGTTTGGGTGTGTTGCATAAGGATATCGAGGCGAAGGTTGTCAAGGCGCGGCGGGCCTTTCGCAGTTTTGCGGAAAGCGGGGAAAAGGAATTCCTGTTCTTTGACCGTGACAAGTATTTGAGTTCGTTGACCATTGAAGACAACCTTCTGTTTGGCCGAACGCGCCTTGACAGACAAAATGCCCGCCAGAGAGTGGACGAAGTTATTCGTGATCTGCTTTACGAGCTGGAGTTGCGCAGGCCCATCCGCCGGGCCGGACTGGGGTACCATGTCGGGGTTGCAGGAACCCGCCTGTCTGCCAACCAGCGCCGGTTGATCTGTCTGGCACGCGTGCTGATCAAGAACGCGAAAGTCACTGTGATTGACGATATCGGCGCGGGATTGAGCGAGAGCGACCAGCAGCTTCGAGATGCGATCCGCGGGGAACTGAGGGGCAGAACTTTGATATTTGGAAGTGCGAATGCACAGGTGGCGCGTGACTTTGACGGGTCCCTCACCATGTCCCACGGCACGAAGGAGTAA
- a CDS encoding MBL fold metallo-hydrolase encodes MQDFSIKVWGARGSTPTPGKGTLRYGGETTCFELRAGNRLVVVDCGSGARHLGDSLALKDPVDFDLFFTHTHLDHICGLPFFKPAYSPDFKVNFWAGHLKEPLLLRDVICRIMSPPVFPVTARGLKGVKFRSFKCEMTRSWEEGLSMQAVCLHHPDGACGYRFDYKGQSICIMTDHEAGETAIDERICEVIAGSDIVIIDGMYTDGEYPPLKGYGHSSWQAALDICMRANVKVPVLFHHHPNRLDEQLDEIKLQAQKIHPKCLIAFDGMELSP; translated from the coding sequence GTGCAGGACTTTTCCATCAAAGTCTGGGGCGCAAGGGGCTCCACTCCCACACCGGGAAAAGGAACGCTGCGGTATGGCGGCGAAACCACCTGCTTTGAACTGCGCGCGGGAAACAGGCTTGTTGTGGTAGACTGCGGCTCGGGAGCGCGCCATCTGGGCGATTCTTTGGCCCTGAAAGACCCCGTCGATTTCGATCTCTTCTTTACGCATACCCATCTGGACCATATCTGCGGCCTGCCGTTTTTCAAACCGGCGTATAGCCCTGATTTCAAGGTCAACTTCTGGGCGGGGCACCTTAAAGAACCCTTGCTCCTTCGCGATGTGATCTGCCGTATCATGTCACCGCCCGTGTTCCCTGTGACAGCGCGGGGTTTGAAAGGGGTCAAGTTCCGATCCTTCAAGTGCGAGATGACGCGAAGCTGGGAGGAGGGCTTGAGTATGCAGGCCGTCTGCCTTCACCACCCAGACGGGGCGTGCGGGTACCGATTTGATTACAAGGGACAATCCATCTGCATTATGACCGACCATGAAGCAGGGGAGACGGCCATTGACGAGCGGATCTGCGAGGTTATTGCGGGCAGTGATATCGTGATTATTGATGGTATGTATACCGACGGGGAGTATCCACCCTTGAAAGGGTATGGCCATTCTTCATGGCAGGCGGCTCTGGATATATGTATGAGGGCAAATGTGAAAGTGCCGGTTCTGTTCCACCACCACCCCAACCGTCTTGATGAGCAACTGGATGAAATCAAGCTACAGGCGCAAAAAATCCACCCAAAATGCCTGATAGCTTTTGATGGAATGGAGCTGAGCCCTTGA